Proteins from a single region of Streptomyces sp. Tu 3180:
- a CDS encoding pyridoxal-phosphate dependent enzyme — protein MGSHYSLIMWEPMPPTPLIEIFPGAFFKCEFLHPGRSHKARVARALVDDAEQRGELVRGGGKVLLERTGGNLGIGLAIEATIRGHELVLVTDPGYSKTKKELAARLGATVLDRGAAFPQCADNEEAVRLMLREQPDRYVYLNQFGNQANPAAHEQGTGAEILAQLIGRGHGRGTKVVLVTGLGTGATARGVSRALRQWFRTVEVVGVEPPHCDLRADVHGAHALQGFSVGQAAPFFPGAELDAVVPVTDQEVAEAGRRLFEEHRMFVGPSSCANAAAVWKMPPPDPGHQPPGTLCVSFLYDRGEDYE, from the coding sequence ATGGGCAGCCACTACTCTCTCATCATGTGGGAACCCATGCCGCCGACGCCGTTGATCGAGATATTCCCGGGCGCCTTCTTCAAGTGTGAATTTCTGCATCCAGGGCGCAGTCACAAGGCCAGAGTGGCGCGTGCACTGGTGGATGACGCGGAACAGCGGGGGGAGTTGGTACGCGGAGGGGGAAAAGTCCTTCTGGAGCGGACCGGTGGAAATCTGGGAATCGGCCTCGCGATCGAGGCCACCATTCGGGGGCATGAGCTGGTCCTCGTCACCGACCCCGGCTACTCGAAGACGAAGAAGGAACTGGCGGCCCGCCTGGGTGCCACCGTGCTGGACCGCGGGGCCGCCTTCCCGCAGTGCGCCGACAACGAAGAGGCGGTGCGGCTCATGCTGCGGGAGCAGCCCGACCGGTACGTCTACCTCAACCAGTTCGGCAACCAGGCCAATCCGGCCGCGCACGAGCAGGGCACCGGCGCCGAGATCCTCGCCCAACTGATCGGCCGCGGACACGGCAGGGGCACGAAGGTGGTCCTGGTCACCGGACTCGGCACGGGAGCGACCGCGCGGGGTGTCTCCAGGGCCCTGCGGCAGTGGTTCCGCACCGTCGAGGTGGTCGGGGTGGAGCCGCCCCACTGCGATCTGCGCGCCGATGTGCATGGCGCGCACGCGCTCCAGGGATTCTCCGTCGGGCAAGCGGCCCCGTTCTTTCCCGGTGCCGAACTGGACGCCGTGGTCCCGGTCACCGACCAGGAGGTCGCCGAAGCGGGCCGGAGACTTTTCGAGGAACACCGGATGTTCGTCGGACCGAGCAGCTGCGCCAATGCGGCGGCGGTTTGGAAAATGCCGCCCCCGGACCCGGGACACCAGCCGCCCGGCACCCTCTGTGTCTCTTTTCTCTACGACCGTGGAGAGGACTACGAATGA
- a CDS encoding serine acetyltransferase — translation MRKRLAQAGLAPSYTQELMRDVPLAVLDDLYALAARDPAARSSVVYVYESYLGFRALLAHRVAHRLYRVGVAMPDGGRPDHAVAIAARRIAETAKVTTGIEIHPAAVIGSRTVIDHGFGTVIGEQVRIGTDCYLLHNVVLGSRSIRSGPSQWTGRRHPVVGDRVEIAGNVGVYGPVTIGDDCRIEAGARITEDVPAGSRVRVVSVHQTTSRNDPSRTPGTLGAAAVVRDARGAERYAPGSPH, via the coding sequence GTGCGGAAACGATTGGCCCAGGCCGGACTCGCCCCGTCGTACACCCAGGAGCTGATGCGGGACGTGCCGCTGGCCGTCCTCGACGACCTGTACGCCTTGGCCGCCCGCGACCCGGCCGCCCGGTCGAGTGTCGTCTATGTGTACGAGAGTTACCTGGGGTTCCGGGCGCTGCTGGCGCACCGGGTGGCGCACCGGCTGTACCGCGTCGGCGTGGCGATGCCCGACGGCGGGCGCCCGGACCACGCAGTGGCGATCGCCGCTCGCCGCATCGCGGAGACCGCGAAGGTCACCACGGGCATCGAAATCCATCCGGCCGCGGTGATCGGCAGCCGTACGGTCATCGATCACGGCTTCGGCACCGTCATCGGCGAACAGGTGCGCATCGGCACCGACTGCTACCTGCTGCACAACGTCGTCCTCGGCAGCAGGTCGATCCGGAGCGGGCCGAGCCAGTGGACCGGACGCAGGCACCCGGTGGTCGGCGACCGGGTGGAGATCGCCGGCAATGTCGGGGTCTACGGGCCGGTCACCATCGGGGACGACTGCCGGATCGAGGCCGGCGCCAGGATCACCGAGGACGTGCCGGCGGGGTCGCGCGTCCGGGTCGTGTCGGTGCACCAGACGACCAGCAGGAACGATCCGAGCCGAACGCCCGGGACCCTCGGGGCCGCGGCTGTGGTCCGAGACGCGCGGGGGGCGGAGCGGTATGCGCCTGGTAGCCCTCACTGA
- a CDS encoding aminotransferase class I/II-fold pyridoxal phosphate-dependent enzyme → MRLVALTDRQLRAGPGLKWGRARPDVIPADIAELDFAVAPPIRAVLRDAVTRSHLGYPDYTAGTPVRLAELFARRMRAKHGWQPDPGAVEICAQITQALCCAVLAYTRAGDQVLVHTPTYPPFLEAIRSLGRRPVLLPVANHGDARAAESWAAVERERRIRLIVLCQPHNPTGHVFDTATLEVIARLAVRRDAVIFSDEIHAEIVYEGADCPSIASVPDAAERSVVFTSAAKTFNIAGLRCAVGHFGSAALHDLFRAMPWHLRSGAGALGVTATITAWESCDEWLDQLRARLSVNRTIVSDFLSHVGRVRFLPPAATYLAWIDLRDVRALPDVHTLLLNEGKISLQPGTVFGPSLEGFVRLNFGTSGRRLRVILERFYDALETCNRKGPEE, encoded by the coding sequence ATGCGCCTGGTAGCCCTCACTGACCGGCAGTTACGGGCCGGACCGGGACTGAAGTGGGGCCGGGCCCGCCCCGACGTGATCCCCGCGGACATCGCGGAACTCGACTTCGCCGTGGCACCGCCGATCCGCGCCGTCCTGCGCGACGCGGTGACCCGCTCCCACCTCGGCTATCCCGACTACACCGCCGGGACGCCGGTGCGGCTCGCCGAACTCTTCGCCCGGCGCATGCGCGCCAAACACGGCTGGCAGCCGGACCCCGGCGCCGTGGAGATCTGCGCGCAGATCACCCAGGCGCTGTGCTGCGCCGTGCTCGCCTATACCCGCGCCGGTGACCAGGTGCTCGTGCACACCCCCACCTATCCGCCCTTCCTGGAGGCGATCCGCTCGCTGGGGCGTCGACCCGTCCTGCTGCCCGTGGCGAACCACGGTGACGCGCGTGCGGCCGAGTCCTGGGCGGCCGTCGAGCGGGAGCGGCGCATCCGGCTGATCGTGCTCTGTCAGCCGCACAATCCGACGGGGCACGTGTTCGACACCGCCACCCTGGAGGTGATCGCCCGGCTGGCGGTGCGCCGGGACGCGGTGATCTTCTCGGACGAGATCCACGCGGAGATCGTCTACGAGGGGGCCGACTGCCCGTCGATCGCCTCGGTGCCCGACGCCGCCGAACGGTCCGTCGTGTTCACCTCCGCCGCCAAGACCTTCAACATCGCCGGGCTGCGCTGCGCCGTGGGCCACTTCGGCAGTGCCGCGCTGCACGACCTGTTCCGCGCAATGCCCTGGCACCTGCGCAGCGGGGCCGGAGCGCTCGGGGTGACGGCGACGATCACCGCCTGGGAATCCTGTGACGAATGGCTCGATCAACTCCGTGCACGGTTGAGTGTCAATCGCACGATAGTGAGTGATTTTCTATCGCATGTCGGCCGCGTGCGTTTTCTTCCGCCGGCCGCCACATATCTCGCCTGGATTGATCTACGAGACGTCCGGGCCCTCCCCGATGTGCACACGCTTCTCCTGAACGAAGGAAAGATCTCATTGCAGCCTGGTACGGTTTTCGGGCCCTCCCTGGAAGGCTTCGTCCGCCTCAACTTCGGGACGTCCGGACGACGCCTGAGGGTCATACTCGAAAGATTTTACGATGCTCTCGAAACATGTAACAGGAAAGGACCGGAAGAATGA
- a CDS encoding aspartate/glutamate racemase family protein, whose amino-acid sequence MSWESTLYYYQQLNREVRERLGGLHSVECVLRSVDFAEIEELQASGAWEEAGKYLGQRARQLEMAGAECVLICTNTMHRVYSAVQESVDIPVLHIADGTGDALERAGIDKVALLGTRYTMEQAFYRDRLTERGFEVLVPEPEERARVHKIIYHELCLGQVLDSSRDTYVRIIESLAERGAQAVILGCTEIGLLIDEHTSPLPVFDTTLIHAQSALDWALRT is encoded by the coding sequence ATGAGCTGGGAATCCACGCTTTATTACTACCAGCAGCTCAACCGTGAAGTCCGGGAGCGTCTCGGAGGGCTCCACTCGGTGGAATGCGTACTGCGTTCCGTCGATTTCGCCGAGATCGAGGAACTGCAGGCGAGCGGTGCCTGGGAGGAGGCGGGAAAATACCTCGGCCAACGCGCCAGGCAGCTCGAAATGGCCGGTGCCGAATGTGTCCTGATCTGCACCAACACCATGCACCGCGTGTACTCGGCGGTCCAGGAAAGCGTCGACATTCCCGTGCTGCACATCGCCGACGGGACCGGAGACGCGCTGGAGCGGGCGGGCATCGACAAGGTCGCCCTGCTCGGCACCCGCTACACGATGGAACAGGCCTTCTACCGCGACCGGCTGACCGAGCGCGGTTTCGAGGTGCTGGTGCCCGAACCGGAGGAACGGGCCCGGGTACACAAGATCATCTACCATGAGCTGTGCCTCGGCCAGGTCCTGGACTCCTCCCGTGACACCTACGTCAGGATCATCGAGTCGCTCGCCGAGCGGGGCGCCCAGGCGGTCATCCTCGGCTGCACCGAGATCGGCCTGCTGATCGACGAACACACCAGCCCCCTGCCGGTCTTCGACACCACGCTGATCCACGCCCAGTCGGCGCTGGATTGGGCGCTGCGCACGTGA
- a CDS encoding tetratricopeptide repeat protein → MARHLKPVLLTSAAALVVALPGIVAAAEWRAPWLAALAVALAAVVAVFATYWQDTLVQRFQRDQEAANFVREGCLTTRGALPVVRQVVEPTWLGVHAARRATGRAATAQPPYVPRDIDGELREHLAAANAFVLIVGDSTAGKSRAAYEALTATLSHHTLVAPQQRSALPYAIEQTAGTPRAVLWLDDLERFLGDGGLSRNLLTRFLDSGSQHRVVLATIRASELDTYLRADNASRPLNRDVLDALALAHRIDLPRIFSAAERSRAATRTWDPRISAALNQADRFGIAEYLSAGPELLHLWHAARDGGDHARGAALVSAAVDCRRAGVTAPLPRTALEELAVHYLPNRGGIPYQGEDLVQAWEWATEVRTTTALLTPVDADSVDVYDYLVDETTRTAAPVSDTVLTAVLEFADAADAMRVGTIARAHGKYATALRAYEGVRNARIASLGEDAPDTLTSRGNYAAVLRLLGRLREAETEHRAVLDARLRVLGVDDPATLVSRNNLALVLHDLDKLEEAEAQHRIVSDVRKRDLGEDHPATLTNRNNHAFVLHDLGQVAAAEAEHCAVLQAYQSLLLTAEAELTAGSPNTAAVLRSLGRLEDAEAEHRTVLDTSTRVFDPDHPDALTSRGSPTLVLHAVERLDEAELMHRSVYEGYSRVLGADHPSTLTSRENLAVVLHARGKVTEAEREHRAVVEGFARVLGPEHPSTLTSRSNLAVVLQALGRTGEAEQEHRAVVDDFSRVLGRDHPSTLTSRNYLAALLLSLHRTAQAETEQRAVLEGFQRVLGPAHSSTLTSRGNLGVVLHALGRYTEAEAEHRAVLESFTALRGPLHPSTLTSRSNHAAALQSLGQTAEAEAEHRAVLEGFERVLGPDHPRTVRARAMLRRGRR, encoded by the coding sequence ATGGCCAGGCATCTCAAACCAGTTCTGCTCACCAGCGCGGCGGCCCTGGTCGTCGCCCTGCCCGGGATCGTGGCCGCTGCCGAGTGGAGGGCGCCGTGGCTGGCCGCGCTCGCCGTCGCCCTCGCCGCCGTGGTGGCCGTCTTCGCCACCTATTGGCAGGACACCTTGGTGCAGAGGTTCCAGCGGGACCAGGAGGCCGCGAACTTCGTGCGGGAGGGTTGTCTGACCACCAGGGGCGCCCTGCCCGTGGTCCGCCAGGTCGTCGAGCCCACCTGGCTCGGCGTGCACGCGGCACGCCGGGCCACCGGCCGTGCGGCGACCGCCCAGCCCCCGTACGTGCCCCGGGACATCGACGGCGAGCTGAGGGAGCACCTGGCCGCCGCCAACGCGTTCGTCCTGATCGTCGGGGACTCCACGGCGGGCAAGTCCCGGGCCGCCTACGAGGCGCTCACCGCCACCTTGTCGCACCACACTCTGGTGGCGCCGCAGCAGCGCAGCGCCCTGCCCTACGCGATAGAGCAGACGGCCGGCACGCCCCGGGCCGTACTCTGGCTCGACGACCTGGAGCGGTTCCTGGGCGACGGCGGGTTGTCCAGGAACCTGCTGACCAGGTTCCTGGACTCCGGCAGTCAGCACCGTGTGGTCCTCGCCACCATCCGTGCCTCCGAGCTGGACACCTATCTGCGCGCCGACAACGCCTCCCGGCCGCTCAACCGCGATGTGCTGGACGCCCTCGCCCTCGCCCACCGCATCGACCTGCCGCGCATATTCTCCGCCGCGGAGCGCAGCAGGGCCGCCACCCGCACCTGGGACCCCCGTATCTCGGCGGCGCTCAACCAGGCGGACCGGTTCGGTATCGCCGAGTACCTGTCGGCCGGCCCCGAACTGCTGCACCTGTGGCACGCGGCCCGGGACGGCGGGGACCACGCGCGGGGCGCCGCCCTCGTCTCGGCGGCCGTCGACTGCCGCCGGGCCGGAGTGACCGCCCCGCTGCCGCGGACCGCGCTCGAAGAACTGGCCGTGCACTACCTGCCCAACCGGGGCGGCATCCCCTACCAGGGCGAGGACCTGGTGCAGGCGTGGGAGTGGGCCACTGAGGTCCGTACGACGACGGCCCTGCTCACGCCGGTGGACGCCGACTCGGTCGACGTCTACGACTACCTGGTGGACGAGACGACCCGCACCGCCGCCCCCGTCTCCGACACCGTCCTCACGGCGGTGCTGGAGTTCGCCGACGCCGCCGACGCGATGCGTGTCGGCACCATCGCGCGCGCCCACGGCAAGTACGCCACGGCACTGCGCGCGTACGAGGGGGTGCGCAACGCCCGTATCGCCTCGCTCGGCGAGGACGCCCCGGACACGCTGACCAGCCGTGGCAACTACGCGGCCGTGCTGCGGTTGCTGGGCCGGCTGCGGGAGGCGGAGACCGAGCACCGGGCGGTCCTGGACGCCCGGTTGCGGGTCCTGGGCGTGGACGACCCGGCGACCCTGGTCAGCCGGAACAACCTGGCGCTCGTGCTGCACGACCTGGACAAGCTGGAGGAGGCCGAGGCCCAGCACCGCATCGTCAGCGACGTACGCAAGCGGGACCTGGGCGAGGACCATCCCGCCACGCTCACCAACCGCAACAACCACGCCTTCGTGCTGCACGACCTCGGTCAGGTCGCCGCCGCCGAGGCGGAGCACTGTGCCGTGCTCCAGGCCTACCAGTCGCTGCTGTTGACCGCCGAGGCCGAACTGACCGCCGGGTCGCCCAACACGGCTGCCGTTCTGCGGTCGCTGGGTCGGCTGGAGGACGCGGAGGCCGAGCACCGGACGGTCCTCGACACCAGCACCCGGGTCTTCGATCCGGACCATCCCGACGCCCTGACCAGCCGAGGCAGCCCGACACTCGTCCTGCACGCGGTGGAGCGGCTGGACGAGGCGGAACTGATGCACCGTTCGGTCTACGAGGGCTACTCCCGCGTCCTGGGCGCGGACCATCCCTCGACGCTGACCAGCCGGGAGAACCTGGCCGTGGTGCTGCACGCACGGGGCAAGGTGACGGAGGCGGAGCGGGAGCACCGGGCCGTCGTGGAGGGCTTCGCCCGGGTGCTCGGCCCCGAGCACCCGTCGACGCTGACCAGCCGGTCCAACCTGGCCGTCGTCCTGCAGGCCCTGGGCCGAACGGGCGAGGCGGAACAGGAGCACCGGGCCGTCGTCGACGACTTCTCACGCGTCCTCGGACGCGACCATCCCTCCACCCTGACCAGCCGCAACTACCTGGCCGCGCTGTTGCTCTCGCTGCACCGCACGGCCCAGGCCGAGACCGAACAGCGCGCAGTGCTGGAGGGGTTCCAGCGGGTCCTGGGACCGGCGCACTCCTCCACGCTGACCAGCCGCGGCAACCTCGGTGTGGTGCTGCACGCGCTCGGCCGGTACACGGAGGCGGAGGCCGAGCACCGGGCGGTACTGGAGAGTTTCACCGCGCTGCGCGGTCCCCTCCACCCCTCGACGCTGACGAGCCGGTCGAACCACGCCGCGGCCCTGCAGTCGCTGGGGCAGACGGCCGAGGCCGAGGCCGAGCACCGGGCGGTGCTGGAGGGCTTCGAGCGGGTGCTCGGCCCCGACCATCCGCGTACGGTACGCGCGCGGGCGATGCTGCGGCGCGGGCGGCGCTGA
- a CDS encoding GH92 family glycosyl hydrolase has product MQHGVRHRPRHGWGTAVVAATAFALTAGSQGVAVALPQAPPKADRGFASSFESGDPAPDWLNTVDTAPGGGKLASGVDGGYSTGIPGSVTDHVTDVRASAENTGGGEVKENLVDGEPSTKWLAFASTGWVEFDLDAPVKVVRYALTSANDHAERDPQDWTLKGSADGREWTTLDTRSGESFPERFQTKVYDIDASAAAEYRHFRIDFTKNHSGGILQLADVQLSTGGSDGPVPQDMLSLVDRGPSGSPTAKAGAGFTGTRALRYAGRHVSDGRAYSYNKVFDVDVAVGRNTQLSYRVFPSMADGDLDYDATNVSVDLAFTDGTRLSDLRATDQHGFPLTPRGQGASKVLYVNQWNNVVSRIGSVAAGKTVDRILVAYDSPEGPAKFRGWLDDVALKEAAPERPKAHLSDYAVTTRGTNSSGGFSRGNNFPATAVPHGFNFWTPVTNAGSLSWLYDYARGNNADNLPTIQAFSASHEPSPWMGDRQTFQVMPSAAAGTPDLGREARELAFRHENETARPYYYGVRFENGLKAEMVPTDHAAMMRFTYPGDDASVLFDNVTDQAGLTLDKENGTFSGYSDVKSGLSTGATRMFVYGEFDKKVTGGDAGGVKGHLRFDAGDDRRVTLRIATSLISVDQAEDNLRQEIPGDRGFEAVRKSAQRQWDRILGKVEVEGATPDQLTTLYSSLYRLYLYPNAGHEKVDGVYKYASPFSRMPQPDTPTHTGAKIVDGKVYVNNGFWDTYRTTWPAYSFLTPSKAGELVDGFVQHYKDGGWTSRWSSPGYADLMTGTSSDVAFADAYVKGVDFDAEAAYDAAVKNATVVPPSSGVGRKGMATSPFLGYTGTETHEGLSWALEGYLNDYGIAKMGEALYEKTGEKRYKEESAYFLDRAQDYVNLFDPEAGFFQGRNAEGDWRVESSKYDPRVWGHDYTETNGWGYAFTAPQDSRGLANLYGGRDGLADKLDEYLSTPETASPEFVGSYGGVIHEMTEARDVRMGMYGHSNQVAHHALYMYDAAGQPWKTQKNVREVLSRLYTGSEIGQGYHGDEDNGEQSAWYLFSSLGFYPLVMGSGEYAIGSPLFKKATVHLENGRELVVKAPENSARNVYVQGLKVNGKRWNSTSLPHSLIARGGVLEFDMGPRPSAWGTGRNAAPVSITQDDEVPSPRADALKGEGALFDDTSATEADVTAVDLPVSQDVKAVQYTLTSPKDRTKAPTGWKLQGSSDGTTWRTLDERSGDSFAWDRQTRAFSVEAPGTYAHYRLILDGEHTLAEVELLA; this is encoded by the coding sequence ATGCAGCACGGAGTTCGGCACAGACCCCGGCACGGATGGGGGACGGCGGTCGTCGCGGCGACCGCCTTCGCTTTGACCGCGGGCTCACAGGGCGTCGCGGTGGCGCTGCCCCAGGCGCCGCCGAAGGCGGACCGCGGGTTCGCCTCGTCGTTCGAGTCCGGGGACCCCGCTCCGGACTGGTTGAACACCGTCGACACCGCACCGGGCGGCGGCAAGCTCGCCTCGGGCGTCGACGGCGGGTACAGCACCGGCATTCCGGGCAGTGTCACCGACCACGTCACGGACGTCCGCGCCAGCGCGGAGAACACCGGCGGCGGGGAGGTGAAGGAGAACCTCGTCGACGGCGAGCCGAGCACCAAGTGGCTGGCGTTCGCGTCCACGGGCTGGGTGGAGTTCGACCTGGACGCGCCGGTGAAGGTGGTCCGGTACGCCCTCACCTCCGCCAACGACCACGCCGAACGCGACCCGCAGGACTGGACCCTGAAGGGCTCCGCCGACGGCAGGGAGTGGACGACGCTCGACACCCGCTCGGGCGAGTCCTTCCCCGAGCGGTTCCAGACGAAGGTCTACGACATCGACGCGTCGGCCGCCGCCGAGTACCGGCACTTCCGCATCGACTTCACGAAGAACCACAGCGGCGGCATACTCCAGCTGGCCGACGTCCAGCTCTCCACCGGCGGCAGCGACGGACCCGTGCCGCAGGACATGCTCTCGCTGGTCGACCGCGGCCCGAGCGGCTCGCCGACGGCGAAGGCGGGCGCCGGGTTCACCGGAACGCGTGCCCTGCGTTACGCCGGCCGGCACGTCTCCGACGGGCGGGCGTACTCGTACAACAAGGTGTTCGACGTCGACGTGGCGGTCGGCCGGAACACCCAGTTGTCGTACCGCGTCTTCCCCTCGATGGCGGACGGCGACCTCGACTACGACGCCACCAACGTCTCCGTGGACCTCGCCTTCACCGACGGCACCCGTCTGAGCGACCTGCGCGCCACCGACCAGCACGGGTTCCCGCTGACCCCGCGGGGGCAGGGCGCGTCGAAGGTCCTCTACGTCAACCAGTGGAACAACGTGGTCTCCCGGATCGGCTCGGTGGCCGCCGGCAAGACCGTCGACCGCATCCTGGTGGCGTACGACTCCCCCGAGGGCCCGGCGAAGTTCCGGGGCTGGCTGGACGACGTGGCGCTGAAGGAGGCGGCGCCGGAGCGGCCGAAGGCCCACCTCTCCGACTACGCGGTGACCACCCGCGGCACCAACTCCAGCGGCGGCTTCTCCCGCGGCAACAACTTCCCCGCGACCGCCGTGCCCCACGGCTTCAACTTCTGGACCCCGGTGACCAACGCCGGGTCGCTGAGCTGGCTGTACGACTACGCGCGCGGCAACAACGCGGACAACCTGCCGACGATCCAGGCGTTCAGCGCGAGCCACGAGCCGAGCCCCTGGATGGGCGACCGGCAGACCTTCCAGGTGATGCCGTCCGCCGCCGCCGGAACCCCCGACCTCGGGCGTGAGGCGCGCGAGCTGGCCTTCCGGCACGAGAACGAGACCGCCCGGCCGTACTACTACGGGGTGCGGTTCGAGAACGGCCTGAAGGCCGAGATGGTCCCGACGGACCACGCGGCGATGATGCGCTTCACCTACCCCGGCGACGACGCGAGCGTGCTGTTCGACAACGTCACCGACCAGGCGGGCCTGACCCTCGACAAGGAGAACGGCACCTTCTCCGGCTACTCGGACGTCAAGTCCGGGCTGTCCACGGGCGCGACCCGGATGTTCGTCTACGGCGAGTTCGACAAGAAGGTCACCGGGGGCGACGCCGGCGGCGTCAAGGGCCATCTGCGCTTCGACGCGGGCGACGACCGCCGGGTCACCCTGCGCATCGCCACCTCGCTGATCAGCGTCGACCAGGCCGAGGACAACCTGCGCCAGGAGATCCCCGGGGACCGCGGCTTCGAGGCGGTCAGGAAGAGCGCCCAGCGCCAGTGGGACCGGATCCTCGGCAAGGTCGAGGTGGAGGGCGCCACGCCGGACCAGCTGACCACGCTCTACTCCAGCCTGTACCGGCTGTACCTGTACCCGAACGCGGGCCACGAGAAGGTCGACGGCGTGTACAAGTACGCCTCCCCGTTCTCGAGGATGCCGCAGCCGGACACCCCGACGCACACCGGCGCGAAGATCGTCGACGGCAAGGTGTACGTCAACAACGGCTTCTGGGACACCTACCGCACCACCTGGCCGGCGTACTCCTTCCTCACCCCGTCCAAGGCCGGTGAGCTGGTCGACGGGTTCGTGCAGCACTACAAGGACGGCGGCTGGACCTCCCGCTGGTCCTCCCCCGGCTACGCCGACCTGATGACCGGCACCTCCTCGGACGTCGCGTTCGCCGACGCGTACGTCAAGGGCGTCGACTTCGACGCGGAGGCCGCGTACGACGCGGCGGTGAAGAACGCCACCGTCGTGCCGCCGTCGTCGGGCGTGGGCCGCAAGGGCATGGCGACCTCGCCGTTCCTCGGCTACACCGGCACCGAGACCCACGAGGGCCTGTCGTGGGCGCTGGAGGGCTACCTCAACGACTACGGCATCGCGAAGATGGGCGAGGCCCTCTACGAGAAGACGGGCGAGAAGCGCTACAAGGAGGAGTCCGCGTACTTCCTCGACCGCGCCCAGGACTACGTCAACCTCTTCGACCCCGAGGCCGGGTTCTTCCAGGGCAGGAACGCCGAGGGCGACTGGCGGGTGGAGTCCTCGAAGTACGACCCGCGGGTGTGGGGCCACGACTACACCGAGACCAACGGCTGGGGCTACGCCTTCACCGCCCCGCAGGACAGCCGGGGCCTGGCCAACCTCTACGGCGGCCGGGACGGCCTCGCGGACAAGCTCGACGAGTACCTGTCCACCCCCGAGACGGCCTCCCCCGAGTTCGTCGGCTCCTACGGCGGCGTCATCCACGAGATGACCGAGGCGCGGGACGTCCGGATGGGCATGTACGGCCACTCCAACCAGGTCGCCCACCACGCCCTGTACATGTACGACGCGGCCGGGCAGCCCTGGAAGACGCAGAAGAACGTGCGCGAGGTGCTGTCCCGCCTGTACACCGGCAGCGAGATCGGCCAGGGCTACCACGGCGACGAGGACAACGGCGAGCAGTCGGCCTGGTACCTGTTCTCCTCGCTCGGCTTCTACCCGCTGGTGATGGGCAGCGGCGAGTACGCCATCGGCTCCCCGCTGTTCAAGAAGGCGACCGTGCACCTGGAGAACGGCCGCGAACTGGTCGTCAAGGCGCCGGAGAACAGCGCCAGGAACGTCTACGTGCAGGGCCTGAAGGTCAACGGCAAGCGCTGGAACTCCACTTCGCTGCCGCACTCGCTGATCGCCCGGGGCGGGGTCCTGGAGTTCGACATGGGCCCGCGTCCGTCGGCGTGGGGCACGGGCAGGAACGCCGCGCCCGTGTCGATCACCCAGGACGACGAGGTGCCGTCGCCCCGCGCGGACGCGCTGAAGGGCGAGGGCGCCCTGTTCGACGACACGTCGGCGACGGAGGCGGACGTGACCGCCGTGGACCTGCCGGTGTCGCAGGACGTCAAGGCGGTCCAGTACACCCTGACGTCGCCGAAGGACCGCACGAAGGCACCGACCGGCTGGAAGCTCCAGGGTTCCTCGGACGGCACCACGTGGCGGACCCTGGACGAGCGCTCCGGCGACTCCTTCGCCTGGGACCGGCAGACCCGGGCGTTCTCGGTGGAGGCACCGGGGACGTACGCGCACTACCGCCTGATCCTGGACGGCGAGCACACGCTGGCGGAGGTGGAACTGCTGGCGTGA